In Sciurus carolinensis chromosome 16, mSciCar1.2, whole genome shotgun sequence, the genomic window ctttttcttttttactgtgagaaagtgtcttgctaagttgctgaggctggcctctaacttgcaatcctcctgcctcagcctccagaaaaactgggattacaggtgtgcattactGTGGGAAGCAAATTTATACCCTTTTAATGGGTGAATTGTGTGGTGTGTGATTATATCTTAGTAAAGTgattaccaaaagaaaagaaggggttGCTCACTGAAAATCtacatttaaaatctaaaactataCAACTTGACTATTAGAAGATATTCCGGAGGCAGCAAGTGGCAACTGCTAACCCCTTAAGTCCTGGGCCAGAAGCCAGCACTGAGGTACTCTTGCCATATATGGCTGGGCAAGGCAAGCAGGGGGCCTCCCCAGATCCAAGGGAGAAATCAGGGACTGTGTGGGCAGTTTGAAACCCTCACCCCCCCTAAGAGTGCTGGGAAACACGCAGTACCCACATCTTACAGAAGAGGAGACCAAGGCACAGGAGCTTAAAACTAACCACACTCAGGCTCCAGGCCAGCAGCAGGCAGAGCCTGCCAGTGAACTGCGCCATCtgcactcaaccactgtgccacacTGTGCTAAGGTGAGGAGCAAGGACTCAAGCCTCCTTGGTTCTgcttgcttctcttctctgcctggCATGTAGAGGGGTGTCTGGAAGTATTTATTTTACAACAAGTATGAGCTTTCCTGTGTGCGGGGCACTGAAGTACATTACGAAGTCACTGTAGTCCTTGGAGGGGTACATTCCCTGCCCCCCAGTGGATGCTGAAACCACAGATGGTGCCCAACCCTAcacatactgtttttttttttcctgtatgtagataattggcatcagatctgctattttgctgccaccattattctccctcccccataccactttacaacccagattgttagcccgtgaacctcctcaccagccattggtccattgttattagacCACGacattccactacttaagaatagcacCCCCGCcattcccccctccccctcttgTCCTCGCTTTCACTCCCTCTCCCTGGCTTTCACACACTCTAGTGTgcgctctctctttctctcattttctctctctctcaccctgcaggcagatactctgcctgtccgcttaataaaatctcttgcgtgagttcccaagtccagagtggtttctgggtgctttcatagATGCCTGTGATGAAGTTAGGCACAGTAAGAGGTGAGCAACAATAACTAACAAATAGGACAAGTGTAACAGTGTACTGAAATAAAGGTTAGGTGAAAGTGGGCtaggctggggctcagtggtagagcacttgcctagccggcatgaggccctgggttccatcctcggtgccacataaaaataaacagctcaaataaaggtattgtgtccgtctataagtaaaaaaatattttaaaaaaatttaagtgaatgTGACCTGTCTGACCCATTGATTAGCATACTGTACTTAACACTTCTTACTTAAAGGAAACTTTCGTGGCTTCCCTCTGTCACTCCTGAACGGTCAGCACCGCTATTCTTGCACTTTTGAGCCATTACGAAGTGAAATAAGTGTTACTCGAACAGAAATGCTGGGATCCTGCCAGGCAGCTCCAGGTGACAGACAGCCAGAGAGCCTCTCAGCATGGACACGCTGGACAGAGGGAACGACTTCACAGAGTGGGGTGGTGAAAAGTTcatcatgaaatttaaaatttatacgctgctgctgttgttgcgtttttgttttttttttttttttttggtgccagggattgaacccagggatggttctccactgagccacacccccagccctttttattttttattttgagactaggtctccctaagttgctgaggctggctttgaacttgagatcctcctgtgtTAGTCTTCCGAGTCACTGTGATTATCCGTGTGTGTCATTATGCCCGGGTGAactgcttatttctggaattttcaattCAGTATTTTCAGACCACATTTGACCTTGAAATCTGTGGAAAGTGAAATGATAGATAAGAACTACTGTATCACATTTAAATCTCATGCAACTCCATGAGGTAGTTTGGTCAAGGCGGACCATAGAAATGGCTGCAACTGCAGGTAAAATATGGTTGCATATAGGTATTTCCAAATGGTCAACCTACTCATTTAACAGGTGAGAAAAGATTAAAAGGTGCAGTAACGATGGGTCACGTGCTGCCAGTAAGGGGCGGGGTCTGGGCACGTGGGAGGACCCCATCTGTCCGTGGGCCTGCGCCTGGCGCTCTAGACTGTTGACGCTTGGAGAGCCTGAACCGGGAGTCCTGGGCGTGCGTACCCCTCCGGCCCCTCCTGACTCATGCCCTCTTTCTTTCTGCAGCCAAGGGGTTTGGGGCCACCTGCCCATCCCTTTCCACCTGCTACTTCCTTTTTGTCGTTTTTGTGGTATCCACCATCTTCCACTGCCACCGGCGCCTGGCTCTGGTGCCCGCCCCCTGGGCATACTCAGCCCAGGTGGTTCTGGTCCCCAGACACCACCCCCAGGAGGGCATGTTCACCATCAACTCCAAAGGCCGCCTGGGGAACCAGATGGGCCAGTATGCCACGCTGTACGCCCTGGCCAAGATGAACGGGCGGCCTGCCTACATCCCTGCCCAGATACACAGCACGCTGGCCCCCATCTTCAGAATCACCCTCCCGGTCCTGCACAGTGCCACGGCCCGCGGCATCCCGTGGCGGAACTACCACCTGAACGACTGGATGGAGGAGCAGTACCGCCACATCCCGGGGCGCTACGTCCGCCTCACGGGCTACCCCTGCTCCTGGACCTTCTACCACCACCTGCGCCAGGAGATCCTCCAGGAGTTCAGCCTGCATGAGCACGTGCGGGAGGAGGCCCAGAAGTTCCTGCAGGCCCTGCAGGCCACGCAGGCCTGGCGGGTGACCTTTGTGGGCGTGCACGTGCGCCGGGGGGACTACATTCGTGTCATGCCGCGGGTGTGGAAGGGTGTGCTGGCCGACCGGGGCTACCTGCAGCAGGCCCTAGACTGGTTCCGAGCCCGCTACCGTTCCCCAGTCTTCGTGGTCACCAGTGACGATATGGCCTGGTGCCGGGAGAGCATCGACAGCTCCCTTGGAGATGTGGTGTTCGCGGGCAATGGTCTTCAGGGCTCCCCCGCCAAGGACTTTGCACTGCTCACACAGTGCAACCACAGCATCATCACCGTGGGCACCTTCGGGATCTGGGCTGCCTACCTCACGGGTGGGGACACTGTCTACCTGGCCAACTTCACCCTGCCCAACTCCCCCTTCCACATGGTCTTTAAGCCACAGGCAGCCTTCCTGCCAGAGTGGGTGGGCATTGCTGCTGATCTCCGCCAGGCCCAGCAGAACCGCGTCTAGGCCCCCTAGGCCCCTCCAGGAGGCAGCATGTTGGGGGCAGGGCGCAGTTCAGAGCTTCAGAATCCACCTGGTGTTTGAATTCAGCCTTATCTATTTCATAGctgagtgaccttggacaaaagtcttaatctctctgtgccttagtgTGGCACCTTGACGATGAACACAGAACTTACCCCAGCAGCAACACATGAGAATCCACAAGTTCACGTAAGGGCTGCTGCTGATGAACAGTGGGATATGTTGGCGGTGCCTAGGTATGTGGCTTGCGTGGGCACTTGTCACACTTTTAACATGGAACCTTACTTCTTTGCAGCACCGGTAGCATGGAGTCCACGTGTTCCCTGTCGCCTCTTGAGAGGGTTTGGTGGAGGCTATTCTTGCCCTGGAGGTACAGGCTTTGTATTGGTGGGCCTGCCCATGGCAGAATGCAAGGGGCGACAGAGTGGAGTGGCTGAGTCTCGGGAGGCACCCTCAGTGGGGAGGCTGTTCCCCTGCAGAGTGGCAGACGCAGGGCGGGAAGGCCTTGCTTCACAGACACCGGGTGTACCTTTCCATAGCCTGATCCCAGGGGGCTACGGAGACCAGACCTTGGCCATCTCAGCAGCCACCTGCAGACACAGTGATAGCAAGAGGTGCCTCGCCCCCGGCACTGCCTAAGCCCCCAGGCCCTCACAGCCCTCTGAGCATTCCCAGCGTGGACTGCCCAGGCCTGTCTTCCATTGCTGTGACCGAGGGCCACAGAGTGGGCAGTTCATAAAGAAGGCAGATTATGGTGCTGGCAACTGCTCGCAGCTGGGTCATGCCATGGCAGGACAGAAGGTCCTGACTCAGGTCTGCCCTTTCGTGAAGCTACTGTCCCATGGGATTGGCACTTTGCCCTATGACCTCTAACACAGTTGCCTTCCAAAGGTTCTACTGCCCAGGGTTATAGCTGGTTTaaatttccacctcctcctccctcacaatggggattaactTGCCACACAAGTCTTGGTGGGGACATTCCAGTTGTAGCACAGACGGAAGCTGGGTTAGGTGACTGCAGGGCTGGTTTTCCTgtattccatgtattttttttttaagtaggaatagtattttacttttacttttttccaaatttttattgatgtattacagttgtacataagttcagtgtattttaaaatatgaagatgcCAGAATTTTTATTGGTGTAATGTTcctttatgaatatttaaaatctctCCCAGCGCAGGTGCCCTGTATCAGGAATCACCTCCCCTTCTGCCTGAAGCCCTCTCCAGGTCTCCTGCTGTTTGATTTGCCATTTCTTGGCTCACTTCCAAAGTCCAGCACCTTGTCCTCATGGAGTACTAATACCGTGCCTTCCCAGAGCTGTCTCGGGCCTcttgtctccttccttcctcccttggTGGGGTTGTCATGGTGTGGAGTTGACAATAGAGTGGTTTGGCCAGGGCGGATCGCTGCCAGCTCTCACCTGCCACATAGCAAAGCACCCTGAGACCTGGGCTTAAGCACAGACAACATTCACTCTCCTGCCGTGTCTGAGGGGCGCTGAGGGGACCGGGCTGCAGGGCTGTGTTGGGCAGCCAGGAGATCACTGTCTGATGTTGGCTTGGCCGTCAGCATTGGAAGGCTCCACAGAGCTGGGCGATCTGTTCCTATGACTGAAGGGTTGGTGCTGGCCCTGGACGTGGCCTCTGCCAGCCACTTATAAGTGTCCTTGCAATGCAGTGGCCAGGTTCCTTCAGAGCCAGGAAGCTGCACTGGCCTTGGTGACCTGGCCTCAGAGGGACACGTTGTCACCCCTGCCCCTTCTATTGCTCACAGACAGCAGCCCTGCCTCCAAACGGGAGAGGTCTGTACTAGGGCCTGGACCCCGTGAGGGGAGGTGGGGTCCTGGAGGCTGCTGAGTCAGCGCCCCAGGGCAGCTCAGGCCACCAGTACAGAGGTCTTACCATCATGGCCAACAGAGGTGGAGGGTGAGCAGGGCAGGCTCCTCCCAGGCCCAAGGCAGGATCTGCTCAGGCCTCCCTCCTCCACGGCAGGCAGCCCTCTCCCCACTGTGTCTTCCCGTGATCTGCCCTGTGTATGGCTGTGTCCTAATTTTTCTTACAGGGACATAAGTCGGGTTGGATCAGAGCCCACCCTAACTACCTCATTTAATCACATCTGTAAAGGTCCTGTCTCGGAACACAGTACCATGCCGAGGTTCTGGGGGCTGGGACGTCAGCATATGATTTTTGTAGGGACACAATTCAGCCATATGGTGGTCTTCTGTGGGCTCAGCTGAGATTCCCAGCCTGTTCCCTGGGCTCCCCTTCCCTTTGCTCTCCATTCTCTCAGGACTGCCCCTCCTGTTCCTCAGCAGCCAGGCTCTCCCCAAATTACCCCTGTGGAGAGACTCCAGCAGGAGGGAACAGGAACCTGGGACCGAGCCCTCGGAGGGCAGCTTCCGGATCCCACACCCAAGCAAATGCCTGTGTGCCGCCCTGTTCCCGCTGCCGTGGCAGACCTCTCCTCCACGTCCTTCACCATGCCACGTGCCCCAGAGGCCAACTGATGACACCTGGGCCCTGTGGCCACCTGTTAGCTTGGGTCGCCGGAGCCCGGTCCAGAAGTGGGGCAGGGAAGGAGAGCAGGATCAGGGTGTCGgttctcccagggacagtctccgGTCTGTAGTCACTGGCCCTCGGGAGCTGTGCCACCTCACTGTCCCCCATCCTACCCGTCCTGCTGAAACCATACTGTGGAACTCACCCCGGTGGCCCAATCTGAGTGTCTGGGGCCCCCAGATCCTGGTATCGTACAGAACTCCCACGTCGGGTTTCACTGCAGCACTGAGATCCCTGGGATGAGGGCGTGTGGGCGGACACGTGGCATTTCTTGTGACTCACCTTGACACGTGAAGCTGGGGATGTCGGGGCAGGGAGTGAGCGCCTTGTCCCTGCTCTCATCTTTCCTTGGCATCTGGGGGTGATGTGATGATCCGGAAGCCCCGTCCCGCAGCCTCCTCACCTCGGGCCCCCTCTGAGGGCTTCTGCCAGGAGGGAACCAGACAGAGCAGGCCCACGCTGGCTGCCGTGGGCTGGGTGTGGCCACGTGGCGCGTGGCACTTGGCTCTGTGTGGTCTGGACACGGGGCGGCCCCTTGCCCATGTGTGTTGGGCCTTGCTTGGGTGAGGAGGTCAGCagcttttctttcataaaacCCAGTAGAAGTTGGCAAGCTGCCAGTCCAAAGTTGCActtattcatttgacaaatatttactgggtTCCTCACCTCATTTGCAAGTTCCAAAGCAGAAATTGGCCAGCACCAAGAAACTGCCCCTGTTCCTCAgcagagggacaggaaggaagcCAGCAGGACCAGTGCCAAGTAGGTTCCCTGAGCCACCCCGTCTCCACCTCCCCAGACAGTGCTGAACCCACGGTACGTGCTGGTCATGGGCCGACGGCACACCCCACCCCACATTCCTGTGTCGGAGTCCTGAGCTTGTACCTCAGAACGTGTGACCCAAGTTGGAACTGGGGCTGTTGCAGATGGACTTAGTTAAGACAGGGTCATGCTGGAGTAGGCAGGGCCTTAGCCACCAGGACCAGTGGCCACACGGATACACGAAGGGGCGTATGCCACAGGATGACAGGGCAGAGGTGGACTTCCGGCCTCAAGAACTATAAGGGGAATCTTCCTGCTGTTCTGAGGCACCCATTTCTATCGTCCTGTCATACAGGAGCCCTGGAGAATGGGGAGACTGTTGTGCGTGGCAACTGAATGTGGTGACCACCCAGTGGGAGCAGGCGAGGGCCAGGCGCAGCTGGGTGGCAGAGCGTGCACAGAGctggcatgaggccctgggctgcaCCCTCAGCTCCGCACACGCAGACACAGACAAGAGACAAAGGCTTGGCCTTGGCCTTGGCCCCAGGCCTGGATTCCGTCAGGGAGTAAACCTCAGGGGTCCCTGGGGTGTGTCAAGCAGAGAGCAGACCCAGCAAGCTGCCAGGAGCTACGTGGGTGTGCCCCTGCTTCTGATGTCCGAGTAGCTGAGAACCTCAGAGTCCACTAAGATGGTGAAGCGTCAGCTTTCTGGAAGAAACTTAGGCTGGCCAACTGATGCCCAGATCTGAACTGAACCCATCCAGCGGGGTCTGAGCACCGTGACTCATTCCCAGGGGTGGAGCCCACCTGGAAGGGGACTGCGGTGAACGACTCCCTCTGGCCCCCTCCAACTTGACACTGAGTTCAGCTTGAACTGGAAGAGCGGGGAGGCAGGTTCAGTGCGCACATCTTCCAAACCTCAGCAGAACGCTGGAGAGATTTTCAGACTCGCCGCAGGAAtgttttccccctttctcttttccgtggtgctggggtggaacccagggccttgggccaCTGAACTTCAGTGGCACTTTGCCACCGAACCTGCCTTCACCGTGGGCCTCGTCACTGGGAGGGAAGATCTCACTGCATTTAGCAAGCCGTGTGCCGTGGCTGGTGTGCCACGCAGTGGTCAACCCACAGGGCCACCTCAGGCTCCCAGGCCTGTTAGCTGTGATTCTGGGCAAGTAGAGTGACTCCCTAAGCATCAAAGCCATGCCTGGTCACAAGGCCACGTATGGGACAGGTGTGTCCAGTAGAGGCAGATCCATCAAGACAGAAAGCACTTTAGTTTggtgttaaggtttagatatgaggtgtccccgacaagctcatgtgtgagacaaagcaagaaagttcagaggtgaaacgatcAAGTTAAGAGAGCCTAAACCAGTCGAATGCACTCACTGGTTGGtgactgtaggcaagtagggtgtggctggaggtggcgGGTCTCAggggtgtgcttttggggtttataattTGTCCCCTGGGAGCACACTCCCCCGCCTCTATCTCCCCTACCTTCCTGATGGCCACagcctgagctgctttccttcagcacactcttccaccatgatgtcctgcctcactttgggcccagagcaatggagccagccatctgcaggctgagacctctgacactgtgagccccaagtaaactttaaaaactcTTCTTGTCAGGTTTTCTAGTCACAGCGAAGGGAAAGCTGACTGAAACCCTTGGCTTCTTTGGCTCGTCATGTTTCCAGGGTTCATCCACATGGAACACGTGCCCACACCTCATTCCATCTCAGGCCAAATAGCAGGAGGACCTCTGCAGAGTCATGGAGGCAATATTAATTTCAAGAATTTGATTGAATTCCTACAGAGTCGCAAGTTCTAAAGCAGAGTTGGCAAGCCCCCACCTGCTCtgtccctgtcccccacccctcctcccctcccttcccacagAAGGGACAACAGGAAGCAGAACAGGACAGAACTACTTCCTTGAAGTCAGAGAtgtcctccccctgcccccagaTGGCATTCGGCAGGCAGCTTGATTACACACTCCTGGATGGACTGAAGCACTGCAGAGCAGAAAGCGTCACGGCGGCACATCTGAGGACACAGCGAGCTGGGGAGAGTGACGGAAACGCTCTTTTTCTCCAGAGAGCTGGTTGGAGTTCACCAGCACACCCTTCCTTCACCAGGAGAGCAAATGGTTAGGGCAACAGTCCTCATCCCGGTGCAGGGGGGGGGGGTGCTGTCCCCAGGGAGACTGAGGGAGCATCTTATTTGTCCCAGTGGTTGTCAGGTGCTACCAGCGCATTGGGTGACCTGTGAAGGATCGTGCTGCATCCCAGTGACACTCCGACATCACAGCCGACGTGCAGGGGGAGTctgcaccctaccactgagccacaaccctagatCCCTGAGAGTAGTTTCTAAATCAGGAAAACTTCCATTTGCCAGGCATTTTCTAAGACCTGGCCCACTTAGTTTCAAACCCCGCTTCTActttctgtgtgaccttgggcaagttactgtAGGTCTCTGTGCTTTGGTTTCCCCCATGGAATTGTCGTGAAGACTGAGTGGGGTTGGTAGATGTGTGTCCCGCATCGCTGTTCGCTAAACTCAATGCTTCTAGTTCTCTGAGAGCACTGGTTTGGGAGGAGCCTGGCCTATCGGCCCACCTTCCTGACAGGCATCCCGCAGGCTCAGACtcctgggaaggggcaggggctccgggctctcctccctcctgcagcCCAGCCACACCTGCTGGGGAGCCAGGTGCACCCTGGGTGGGGCTTTCTGGCCACAAGTGCAGGAAGGCTCAGGAAAGTTATCCGGCCCTGAATGAAGAGACAACCCGGAGGGCTGCTGAGCTGCCCAGAGCCGCTGCAGAGGCACTGTGTCACCCACTCCCTGCAGCCAGACGAGGTGAGAGAAGCCAGAGCTGTGTGCAGTCCACACAGGCACAccagacagagcccagagcagagacccGGCCGCCCAGTCCACTCCATGGCCTCTGACCCCTTTTGGGACGCACCGTTCCGGATCTCCAGGAGAGGAGTTCACCCCTTGGCAGCCAAGACCCACCTCCGGTCTCCCAGTGTCCAGGCCCTTGGCCTCCATGCTCCCtgtcctccccagccctcccttccctgcccccGGCTAGCTGCTCCTCCTCCCGTCCCAGTTTCCAGGAACTGAACGAGGGATGCGTGTGCAGGCAGAAGGCCAGGACTGCTCGAGGTGACCAGATCTTCCCGTCCCATCTCTGCAGGGACGCAAGACCTCAGCACGAGACCTGGAGTCCTCGGAGACCCCGACCCCTGACCTGTCACTGCCTAGGAGGGTCTTGGGCCCTTGCTCCGTCTCTAATCCCAGCTGGGGGCTCCCACTCTGTTCAGGGCTGGAGGACAAAGCTGGCATATCTCAGTGACAGTCCTCTTAGCTCCGTCTCCTCCCTGGAGTTCTGATTTAATGCCAGACATGCCCAGGCACCAAGCAGGACGGGGGCGGGGCCATGGCAGCCGGGAGGGCTGCGCCCACCTGGGGTGACTGGCCACCAGGCCCAGGTGCTGGGACTCTGTCTCGGGAGGGACAGGGAGCCTTggaagtggggaggggcaggCCAGCTCTGGATGGGTGGGACAGAGTGGAGtccagggaagaggagagaaggctGAGGCCAGAAGGGAGCGAACGAGGCCAGGCCTGGGATAGAAAGAAGCAGAGGAGACTGAACTCAAACTCTCTGCAGTCACTAGTGGCTCCACTTCTCTCAGGGAATTGTAGGCTGGTTCCTCCTTTAAAGTTGGGGCCCCTTTCTGGCATCAGACAGCAGCCCCCAAAGGAAGGTCCCAGGGACCAGATGGAGGAAGGGACAGACTTGACCTCTATTCTCTCCCTTACCCCTACAGCCAGGCCTGGCGTGTCGGATGCAGCTGTAGGAACTGAGGGTGGGTAGCAGGATGAACTTCCTGACCTCAGAGAACGAGGGGAAAACCCAAGCTCCTCCCATTTGCCAGCACCAGCCCCGCCCTAATTCTGACTCTAGCTGCCAGGATTTCCCCACTGGTGACACACTGCTGCTTTTCCAATCTCCTGGCACCTGAACGCCCTCCCCAGAGTCCCTCTGCAGACCGTGGCTTCTGCCTGCTCCCCCAAGCTCCCCCTTAGCCTTACTGTCTTTCTGTTTGCTGCAGAGGGGACGCAGGTTCTCGGCTCGGGAGCCCAGAGAAGAAAGCACTGATGTGAAGGAAAGTCCTTCCAGTGTTTTTCCTACTCAGTGCCTAGAAATGgagaccagaaagaaaaaagagccaaaagaaagacaagaacGCAAACAAGATTCAGGAGATGGGACGATGTCGGCTGAGACCCaaccagagaggaaggagaaacatGTGGAGCCACGCTGGACGCTGGCCAGGGCGGTCACCCTCGTCCTCCCACAGGTGTTTCCTTGGCACCTGCTCTGCGCTCGCCCGGCCTGTCTTCCAGTGTGGGGTGCTCGGGACACGATGGCACCGGGACACGATGGCACCGTCCTCCAGAAGACTGCACTGGGGAGGGGCCGTGGAGGTGCAGCAGGACAggccacaggggctggggatggtgTCACCAGAGGGAATGGCTTTACCACCCACCCCTGCTCAATCTCCACCTTGCAGGGGGTTGGGGGACAGTGGctcaggggagagaaggaagagtggGACAAAAGGCAGGAAATCCGGGTCTGTAGGTCTAGCTGGGCTCTGCTCAGCAGGACTCCTGTACCACCGCCAGggcccagccctgtcctccacTCTCCCTGCGCCTTGGCCTCCACTCTCTCTGCGAGGAAGGCAGTTACCAGGTGTCCCTCGGGTCAGAGGGAGCCAGCGGGACAGTGGGACAGGTCTGGCCTGGCTGCTGCTTATCCCCCCGCGCTCTCCCACCTCtcccccttcttccctttcctccatcCTCCACCTTCCCACAATGTTCCCAGGTCCCTGGGTGATCTGTGCCCTGGACTTGGCACATGTGCTACCTGACCTTGAGGCCCACACTGTAGTTAGAAAATGAAGACGGAAACACCCAGGAGGAGACCAGCAGGAGGCTGCTCCCTGGGCTCCTTTCTGGTCCTCCTGGTCCTTCTGCTTCCTCGGGCTCCTCTGTGCCCAGAGTCTCTCCCCCCAGACAGGGCAGGGCCCCTGGATCCCTTGGGGACCTGGACAGGAACAGCACAGGCCAGGGAATGGGAGCCAGGAATCCATCAGGGCCACAGCAACCTGCCCGTCTCTCCTTTGGAGTGGCCAAAGCACTTTTTGTTCTCAGGGATCGATTGCTCTGTCCACGGCCTTTTCCACTTTGGGGTGATACGGCTTACCATGGCTGCACTTGTTGGGCCCTAAAAGACCCAGGTCCTCCGCCAGCTGGTCACCCTCTCTGTGTTTCTAATTCCAAATTAGAATTAGAACTTGAACTTGTGGGTGACACAGTTTGTGATAAGATTGAGAATCTCATGAGCATAAGCTGAGCTGGGCTTGGAGAGGGACTGCCCCACCAGGGTCTGGCTGGGCTCAACACCTGGAAGTGACCTCAGGGCCCCAGACTGGAGCTGGACTCAGTTCGGATCCAGGCAGCTATTGACAAGGCTGCTATTCTGAGTTCACTTATGTGATCTTCACGGGCTCTGAGGTTTTCAGTGACTTGTAAATCAGAAGCAGGGCTACTGCGATCTCAGGTTCTGTGCCCACTTTGATTAGCCTGACTAAGCCTAAAAGCACACCTGTCGCTTTGGCAGCTTCACAGTTTCAAGCAGGTCGCAACCCGCTTGCTTGAGCTCTGGACTTCCCTCAGGGTCCTTTGGCCCCTTGGTGTTGACCAGCAACACAGGCCTTGGCCAAGCCAGCCAGAAACCTTTTGTCTCCAACCCACCTCTGTGCAGAGTCTCCAGGACATGCTGCTAGTAAAGTTTGCTGGTCAGGAAGAGTTTTAAGAGTGACCGGGAGCCTCACATATACTGGGGAGGAGCCAGAGGGTGAGGGCAGGTGGCAAGTCCCCTGGCAGAACTCAGAGCCAGGAGGCCCTGGCACCACTGACTCCCCCCATTACTGTCCCCGTTCCCATTACTCAGGACCTGATCTTCGTCAGCTAGGGGTCACACCTGGCTTCATGGCCACAGGGCCCAGGTGCTGTTTCAGCTGACTGCAGAGGCCCATCTGTCAGTCACAGGAGGAGCCGTCAGCATTAATAAGATGTCAATAGTGACGAGCGTGATGACTCCGCTGCTTTTGCCGACTGGCTTCTAGGCATGATGGCACCAGAACTGACGCATGTCCTGCCTTCCACTTCTTACAGCTGCTCTGCTCATGCTCAGCAACCACACTGGCAAAGGCCCAGCCTCTGGGGGGCTTTACTTTATTGACAGGGCTCTCAGGCAGCAGCTCATTAACTGCTTCACTCTACAGACCACTGGTTCGAGATTTCCATCCCAGAACGGGAGCTCTGACTGGTTTCCGCCTCTGATGATATTTCAG contains:
- the Fut2 gene encoding galactoside alpha-(1,2)-fucosyltransferase 2, whose protein sequence is MTSPAPRSRMKSAPPSEHGPLPATPPETMWDQRTVARSGPTAGQPQAGRRKKLRAAKGFGATCPSLSTCYFLFVVFVVSTIFHCHRRLALVPAPWAYSAQVVLVPRHHPQEGMFTINSKGRLGNQMGQYATLYALAKMNGRPAYIPAQIHSTLAPIFRITLPVLHSATARGIPWRNYHLNDWMEEQYRHIPGRYVRLTGYPCSWTFYHHLRQEILQEFSLHEHVREEAQKFLQALQATQAWRVTFVGVHVRRGDYIRVMPRVWKGVLADRGYLQQALDWFRARYRSPVFVVTSDDMAWCRESIDSSLGDVVFAGNGLQGSPAKDFALLTQCNHSIITVGTFGIWAAYLTGGDTVYLANFTLPNSPFHMVFKPQAAFLPEWVGIAADLRQAQQNRV